In Aegilops tauschii subsp. strangulata cultivar AL8/78 chromosome 3, Aet v6.0, whole genome shotgun sequence, one genomic interval encodes:
- the LOC109774512 gene encoding 2,3-bisphosphoglycerate-independent phosphoglycerate mutase — MATANWTLPDHPTLPKGKTVAVVVLDGWGEASPDQYNCIHVAQTPVMDSLKNGAPEKWRLVKAHGTAVGLPSDDDMGNSEVGHNALGAGRIFAQGAKLVDAALASGKIWEDEGFNYIKESFDKGTLHLIGLLSDGGVHSRLDQVQLIVKGASERGAKRIRLHILTDGRDVLDGSSVGFIETIEKDLAQLREQGVDARIASGGGRMYVTMDRYENDWSVVKRGWDAQVLGEAPHKFQNALEAVKTLRAEPKANDQYLPPFVIVDESGKSVGPIVDGDAVVTFNFRADRMVMLAKALEFPDFDKFDRVRVPKIKYAGMLQYDGELKLPSKYLVSPPLIERTSGEYLVKNGVRTFACSETVKFGHVTFFWNGNRSGYFDETREEYVEIPSDSGITFNEQPKMKALEIAERTRDAILSGKFDQVRINLPNGDMVGHTGDIEATVVACKAADEAVKMVLDAVEQVGGIYLVTADHGNAEDMVKRNKAGQPMLDKSGSIQILTSHTLQPVPVAIGGPGLHPGVRFRSDIQTPGLANVAATVMNLHGFQAPADYETTLIEVVDK, encoded by the exons ATGGCGACCGCGAATTGGACGCTCCCCGACCACCCCACGCTCCCCAAGGGGAAGACGGTGGCCGTCGTCGTGCTCGACGGATGGGGCGAGGCCAGCCCCGACCAGTACAACTGCATCCATGTCGCCCAGACGCCCGTCATGGATTCGCTCAAGAAT GGTGCTCCTGAGAAGTGGAGACTAGTGAAGGCTCATGGAACTGCTGTTGGTCTCCCAAGTGACGACGACATGGGCAACAGTGAAGTTGGCCACAATGCTCTTGGAGCTGGCCGAATCTTTGCTCAAGG TGCGAAGCTTGTTGATGCTGCTCTTGCTTCCGGGAAGATTTGGGAAGACGAGGGGTTCAATTACATCAAGGAATCTTTTGATAAGGGTACTCTGCACCTTATTGGTTTGTTGAGTGATGGAGGCGTTCACTCCCGGCTAGACCAAGTGCAG TTGATTGTGAAAGGTGCCAGTGAGAGGGGAGCAAAAAGAATTCGCCTTCACATTCTTACTGATGGGCGTGATGTTTTGGATGGCAGTAGTGTTGGTTTCATAGAGACAATTGAGAAAGATCTTGCTCAGCTTCGTGAGCAGGGTGTTGATGCACGGATTGCATCTGGTGGTGGAAGGATGTATGTTACCATGGACCGCTACGAG AATGACTGGAGTGTGGTCAAGCGTGGGTGGGATGCCCAGGTACTTGGAGAAGCACCACACAAATTCCAAAATGCACTTGAAGCTGTGAAGACTCTAAGAGCAGAGCCCAAGGCCAATGATCAGTATTTGCCTCCCTTTGTGATTGTTGATGAGAGTGGCAAATCGGTTGGTCCTATAGTAGACGGTGATGCTGTCGTGACTTTCAATTTCAGAGCTGATCGCATGGTTATGCTTGCGAAAGCACTTGAGTTTCCTGATTTTGATAAATTTGACCGTGTTCGTGTACCAAAAATTAAGTACGCTGGGATGCTTCAATATGATGGTGAGTTGAAGCTTCCAAGCAAGTACCTTGTTTCCCCACCTTTGATTGAGAGGACATCTGGTGAATACTTGGTGAAGAATGGTGTCCGCACCTTCGCTTGCAG TGAAACAGTTAAGTTTGGCCATGTCACATTTTTCTGGAATGGAAACCGTTCGGGATACTTTGACGAGACCAGGGAAGAGTATGTAGAAATTCCCAGTGACAGTGGTATCACATTCAATGAGCAGCCCAAAATGAAGGCACTTGAAATTGCTGAGAGAACTCGGGATGCTATCCTCAGTGGGAAGTTTGACCAG GTGCGTATTAACCTGCCAAACGGTGACATGGTTGGTCACACTGGTGATATTGAAGCCACAGTTGTTGCTTGCAAGGCTGCTGATGAAGCTGTCAAG ATGGTCTTGGATGCTGTGGAGCAAGTTGGTGGTATCTATCTTGTCACAGCTGATCATGGAAACGCAGAGGATATGGTTAAGAGGAACAAAGCTGGCCAGCCGATGCTCGACAAGAGCGGCAGCATCCAGATTCTTACATCGCACACGCTTCAGCCA GTCCCTGTTGCTATCGGAGGCCCTGGTCTCCACCCAGGAGTGAGATTCCGCTCCGACATCCAGACACCCGGGCTCGCCAACGTCGCCGCCACCGTGATGAACCTCCATGGCTTCCAGGCTCCTGCTGATTACGAGACGACCCTCATCGAAGTCGTTGACAAGTAA